The genomic stretch TCCGCATCTCGATCACAGTGCTAAATCATGATCGGTCGATGATGGTCCCTCCTTCATCAGGAGTCAACATGGCCGCTCCATCACCCTGAAGGTGTGTAGGTGTGCTCacaggtgagtcagtcctcCCTGCGTCTGCTCACAGCCCCATCAGAAGCAGTCAGAGCAGAGTTTAAAGTGCAGAtatattcccccccccccaccatctcCCCCTGTGGGACACAGTCTTAGTCCTGGACTGGGACTCAGACGATGGACTCTTTGGACGGCTGCCTCCCTCTCTGTGAGGACTGTAAAGAGTGACGAGCCGACACCGGGCTGTGTGGGCGGGGCAGCTGGAGGATCACTATCGGATTGGACGTTCTCCACTGGTTGTACAGCCGACAGTGATACCTGAGAGACACCTGAGGGAGACACGGATCACACATTGACACCTCGGTAGCACATGCTGACTCGCAGAACATTTGTGAAGTTTACGGTTAGCTAgcaggaaggagagaagagCGAGGACATCCGATTCTGACCCAGTTTAAATCAGGGTCAGAATAAACCCGTGCAGATCAATGTATGTTTAACAAACACTCATCACACTGACCAGCGTCCAGAAGAGGTAGATGGTGAAGAGCGCCACGGTGAGAGCGATGAGCCCCATGGCCTCCAGTCGGCTGGAGGAGTGGAGATGATCGATGGCACCGCGCAGGCAGAGCCAGCCGGAGACGGAGGCCAGAGGAGTGAtgaggaggaaacacaccatGTCTCCAAACAGAGTCCGCTTCTCCTGACGCAGGGACCGGTTCTGTAACCACTTCAACAGGGAGGACAGCAGAGTC from Labrus bergylta chromosome 17, fLabBer1.1, whole genome shotgun sequence encodes the following:
- the LOC109995610 gene encoding E3 ubiquitin-protein ligase MARCHF3; this encodes MLSKMDPPTTSEGCDANTKLSSMSETPMCRICHDGGAQEELLSPCECSGSLSSIHRSCLEHWLSASRTSFCELCQYQFTVTRRSRSLLEWLQNRSLRQEKRTLFGDMVCFLLITPLASVSGWLCLRGAIDHLHSSSRLEAMGLIALTVALFTIYLFWTLVSLRYHCRLYNQWRTSNPIVILQLPRPHSPVSARHSLQSSQRGRQPSKESIV